A section of the Spirosoma pollinicola genome encodes:
- a CDS encoding propionyl-CoA synthetase, producing MNTPTRTYANEHTYSLSDPTAFWAEQADRIPWYETPTQILTTDEEGLTRWYTDGVLNTCYAAVDYHADNGRADQNALIYDSPVTGIKQAFTYGQLRDEVARLAGALRSMGVEKGDTVVIYMPMIPETAFAMLACARLGAVHSVVFGGFAPHELAIRIDDAQPKVVLSASCGIEIDRVIPYKPLLDEALSLATHQPAHTLILQRPQCTATLQAGRDLDWQESVSQAEPAGCVPVKATDPLYILYTSGTTGKPKGIVRDNGGHAVSMVYSMVAVYDLKPGDVMFTASDFGWAVGHSYSVYAPLLRGCTSVILEGKPVRTPDAGTFWRIISDYKVDVLFTAPTAFRAIRKEDPEASLRHQYDLSTLRYVFVAGERCDPSTLNWLEQTTGVPVIDNWWQTETGWPIVANPVGIKLQEVKAGSATWPTAGYDLQILDEHGQQVGPTTTGYVCLKLPLPPGCLPTLWRDTPRFHSSYMSRFPGYYLSGDGGYVDDDGYVFIMGRVDDVINVAGHRLSTGEMEELVGSHTAVAECAVVGIACDLRGQRPIGFVVLKDGQTITPDQVEKELIALIRKQIGAIACFQQALTVKRLPKTRSGKILRKTIRQLADGEAFTLPPTIDDPAILDEIKASLQERHIGLAFA from the coding sequence ATGAATACACCCACCCGTACCTACGCTAATGAACACACCTACAGCCTCTCAGACCCGACTGCCTTCTGGGCCGAACAGGCTGACAGAATCCCCTGGTACGAAACGCCCACCCAAATCCTGACCACAGATGAGGAAGGGCTAACCCGCTGGTATACCGATGGTGTTCTTAATACATGCTATGCCGCCGTAGATTATCACGCCGACAATGGCCGCGCCGACCAGAATGCACTTATATATGACTCTCCGGTAACGGGCATAAAACAGGCCTTCACCTATGGGCAACTTCGCGATGAAGTCGCGCGGCTGGCAGGTGCCCTCCGCTCAATGGGCGTTGAAAAAGGCGATACGGTGGTTATTTATATGCCCATGATCCCCGAAACAGCTTTTGCTATGCTGGCCTGCGCTCGCTTAGGGGCTGTTCACTCGGTTGTTTTTGGCGGCTTTGCTCCCCATGAACTAGCCATCCGTATTGACGATGCACAACCTAAAGTCGTGTTATCGGCATCCTGTGGCATTGAAATCGACCGCGTTATACCCTATAAACCACTGCTTGATGAAGCCCTTTCTCTGGCAACCCATCAGCCCGCGCATACTCTGATCTTACAACGCCCACAATGTACGGCAACGTTGCAGGCTGGTCGCGATCTCGACTGGCAGGAATCAGTTTCGCAGGCCGAACCAGCCGGGTGCGTGCCGGTCAAGGCTACCGATCCACTCTACATCTTATATACTTCGGGCACCACGGGCAAACCCAAAGGAATTGTGCGCGACAACGGGGGCCATGCAGTATCTATGGTCTATAGTATGGTGGCTGTTTATGACCTCAAACCGGGCGATGTGATGTTTACGGCATCTGATTTCGGCTGGGCAGTTGGCCATAGTTATTCGGTGTATGCACCCTTGCTAAGGGGCTGCACATCGGTTATTCTGGAAGGCAAACCCGTCCGGACACCCGACGCCGGTACGTTCTGGCGAATTATCAGTGACTATAAGGTCGATGTCCTGTTTACGGCACCAACCGCTTTCCGTGCGATTCGGAAAGAAGACCCCGAGGCATCGCTGCGCCACCAGTACGACCTCTCCACGCTGCGGTATGTATTCGTGGCTGGTGAACGCTGCGACCCATCCACGCTTAACTGGCTCGAACAGACAACGGGTGTTCCGGTTATTGACAACTGGTGGCAAACTGAAACAGGCTGGCCAATTGTGGCCAATCCGGTGGGCATTAAATTACAGGAAGTCAAAGCCGGATCGGCAACGTGGCCTACGGCAGGCTACGATTTACAGATTCTGGACGAACACGGGCAGCAGGTTGGTCCCACTACAACCGGATATGTATGTCTAAAGCTGCCGCTTCCCCCAGGCTGCCTGCCTACCCTATGGCGCGATACGCCCCGTTTCCACTCATCGTATATGAGTCGGTTTCCGGGCTATTATTTGTCGGGCGATGGAGGTTATGTTGACGACGACGGGTATGTATTTATCATGGGGCGCGTCGATGATGTCATTAATGTGGCCGGGCACCGATTATCTACCGGTGAGATGGAAGAATTAGTTGGCAGTCATACGGCAGTTGCCGAGTGTGCCGTGGTAGGTATCGCCTGCGACTTGCGCGGGCAGCGCCCAATTGGTTTCGTGGTCCTGAAAGACGGCCAGACCATCACCCCCGATCAGGTAGAGAAAGAATTGATCGCGTTGATTCGTAAACAGATTGGCGCCATTGCCTGTTTCCAGCAAGCCCTGACTGTGAAGCGATTACCGAAGACCCGCTCAGGAAAAATTCTCCGAAAAACGATTCGGCAGTTAGCCGATGGCGAAGCTTTCACACTCCCTCCTACCATCGACGATCCGGCTATTCTGGACGAGATAAAAGCCAGCTTGCAGGAACGTCATATAGGGCTTGCCTTTGCGTAA
- a CDS encoding ATP-binding protein — MNSLTLILCSLLYLALLFVIADRAERRGLKSSPKRSVVSNPYVYALSLAVYCTAWTFYGSVGKAASTGVEFMSAYVGPTLMAPLWWILLRKMIRICKQQNITSIADFISARYGKSRELGVLVTLFCVVGIIPYISIQIKAIAGSFATLSGQSAATAKPFFLGDQAFLITLVLALFAILFGTRKLEATERHEGLVATIAFESLVKLVAFVAVGIFVSFSLFNGPADIFRQAAKVPALSSEYSFGPGHSSGDWFWQCLLSGLAVLFLPRQFQVAVVENGDEKHLNKAMWLFPLYMFLISLFVLPMAFGGQLLLGNHTNTDEYVLSLPLQHGQLGLAVLAYLGGFSAAASMIIVETTALSVMISNNLIMPLLVTIPRWQRQRRIRPGAFVLNIRRLSILLLLLFAYSYYREVSNRLSLVSVGMISFAAVAQFAPAIIGGLFWKRGSKEGARLGLLAGSGIWLYTLIIPTLVPAILPPSLLTDGPFGLSLLTPQSLFGLHQYDPISHSAFWSLFINTSLYVWGSLRSPQSAIDANQAVLFVDVFDLNRARQNPVVWKGTALLTDVQGLLATFFGPPQADHVVGRYIRRHRIDANQPYADPRLVAHAERLLAGAVGAASARILVASVAKEEPITANEVIQILKSSQALMVANKELTRQSAELKQLTGQLSEANELLKTADQQKDDFLSTVSHEIRTPITSIRALIEILHDEPDLDIDTRQRFLSTITKESERLTRLINQILELERIQSGREPLDLALVSLAEIVRDSVETVRPLATDKQLIIVTEIPESPISIMVNPDRLMQVMINLVSNAVKFSPAGGEPIRVRVDRSQHSCRVQVTDQGMGIAPAYLELIFEKFYRAQTNETVMPKGSGLGLTISRKLIELYQGKLLVDSEPGKGSTFTFHLPLLINNSVGKDNQTPYLS, encoded by the coding sequence ATGAATAGCCTGACGCTCATACTGTGTTCGCTGCTGTACCTGGCTCTGCTGTTCGTAATTGCCGATAGGGCAGAACGGCGCGGCCTTAAATCCTCGCCGAAACGCAGTGTTGTCAGTAATCCATACGTTTATGCCCTTTCGTTAGCAGTTTATTGTACCGCCTGGACGTTCTATGGGAGTGTTGGTAAGGCTGCGTCAACAGGTGTTGAGTTTATGTCGGCCTATGTTGGCCCTACCCTCATGGCTCCTCTCTGGTGGATTCTGCTGCGCAAGATGATCCGCATTTGCAAACAACAGAATATTACCAGCATTGCCGATTTTATTTCGGCCCGTTACGGTAAGAGCCGCGAACTGGGTGTACTGGTCACCCTGTTCTGCGTCGTCGGTATCATCCCCTATATTTCTATCCAGATCAAAGCCATTGCGGGCAGTTTTGCCACCCTGTCGGGACAAAGTGCAGCTACTGCCAAGCCCTTCTTTCTGGGCGATCAGGCTTTTTTGATCACCCTCGTTCTGGCCCTGTTTGCCATTCTGTTCGGTACCCGTAAACTCGAAGCCACTGAGCGACACGAGGGACTGGTGGCAACTATTGCCTTTGAGTCGCTGGTGAAACTGGTGGCCTTTGTGGCCGTAGGCATATTTGTCTCATTCAGTTTATTCAATGGGCCTGCCGACATTTTTCGGCAGGCAGCTAAGGTTCCTGCTCTAAGCTCTGAGTATAGTTTCGGGCCTGGCCATAGCTCGGGCGACTGGTTCTGGCAGTGTTTATTATCTGGTCTGGCCGTACTTTTTTTACCCCGGCAATTTCAGGTAGCGGTCGTAGAAAACGGAGATGAGAAACACCTCAACAAAGCCATGTGGCTGTTTCCACTCTATATGTTCCTCATCAGTTTGTTTGTTTTGCCCATGGCATTTGGTGGCCAGTTGCTGCTCGGTAATCATACGAACACCGACGAATATGTACTGTCGTTACCGCTTCAGCACGGACAATTGGGCCTGGCCGTACTCGCTTACCTGGGCGGATTTTCGGCGGCTGCCAGTATGATTATCGTAGAAACGACGGCCCTGAGCGTTATGATCAGCAACAACCTGATTATGCCACTTTTGGTCACCATACCACGCTGGCAGCGACAACGCCGAATACGCCCCGGCGCTTTTGTATTGAACATCCGGCGACTGTCTATTCTGTTATTACTCTTGTTTGCGTATAGCTATTACCGGGAAGTATCGAATCGACTGTCGCTGGTGTCGGTTGGCATGATTTCATTCGCGGCCGTCGCTCAGTTTGCACCAGCCATTATTGGTGGGCTGTTCTGGAAGCGAGGCTCTAAAGAGGGTGCCCGTCTGGGACTATTGGCGGGTAGTGGTATCTGGCTCTATACGCTCATTATTCCCACGCTGGTTCCGGCTATTTTACCGCCTTCGTTACTGACCGACGGACCATTTGGCCTGAGTCTGTTGACTCCACAAAGTTTATTCGGCCTTCATCAATACGATCCCATTTCGCACTCGGCTTTCTGGTCATTGTTCATAAATACCAGCCTGTATGTCTGGGGATCGCTTCGTAGTCCCCAAAGCGCTATCGACGCCAATCAGGCAGTTTTGTTTGTGGATGTTTTTGACCTGAACCGCGCCCGCCAAAACCCGGTTGTCTGGAAAGGTACCGCCCTGTTAACCGATGTTCAGGGATTACTGGCTACATTTTTTGGCCCGCCCCAGGCCGATCATGTGGTAGGTCGGTATATTCGGCGGCATCGAATTGACGCGAACCAACCCTATGCCGACCCACGTCTGGTAGCCCACGCCGAACGGTTGCTGGCCGGAGCTGTTGGCGCTGCTTCAGCCCGGATTCTGGTTGCCTCGGTAGCCAAAGAGGAACCCATCACTGCCAATGAAGTAATCCAGATTTTAAAAAGCTCGCAGGCGCTGATGGTCGCAAATAAAGAATTGACCCGGCAATCGGCAGAGTTAAAGCAACTGACGGGGCAGTTAAGCGAAGCTAACGAACTGCTCAAAACGGCCGATCAGCAGAAAGACGACTTTTTATCGACGGTAAGTCATGAAATCAGAACCCCCATAACGTCCATTCGGGCACTGATAGAAATTCTGCACGATGAGCCTGATCTGGACATAGATACCCGCCAGCGGTTTCTGAGTACGATTACGAAGGAATCAGAACGGCTGACACGACTAATTAACCAAATCCTCGAACTCGAACGCATTCAGTCGGGTCGGGAACCGCTCGACCTTGCCCTGGTATCGCTGGCCGAAATCGTTCGGGACTCGGTCGAGACAGTACGACCCCTGGCTACGGATAAACAACTTATAATTGTTACCGAAATTCCCGAAAGCCCAATTTCGATTATGGTCAACCCCGACCGGCTTATGCAGGTTATGATCAACCTTGTATCGAATGCCGTTAAATTCAGCCCGGCCGGTGGCGAACCGATTCGGGTTCGGGTTGATCGGAGTCAACATAGCTGCCGTGTGCAGGTCACTGACCAAGGCATGGGTATTGCACCCGCTTATCTGGAGCTTATTTTTGAGAAATTTTATCGCGCACAGACCAATGAAACAGTAATGCCTAAAGGCAGTGGCCTGGGGCTGACCATTTCCCGCAAACTAATCGAACTATACCAGGGTAAGCTACTTGTTGACAGTGAGCCCGGCAAGGGGTCGACGTTCACATTTCATTTACCTTTACTTATAAACAATTCAGTAGGGAAGGATAACCAAACGCCTTATTTATCCTGA
- a CDS encoding response regulator transcription factor, with protein MPTHVLIADDDPSILLSLEFLMKKQGYQVLIARDGSEAFDLIQQHRPTVLLLDIMMPGMNGYELCKYVRKTPGFEQTKVIFLSAKSKESDVKLGYEAGADLYLPKPFSTRELVAKVRDLIPAELPANNT; from the coding sequence ATGCCTACTCACGTTTTAATTGCCGACGATGATCCGAGTATACTGCTGTCATTAGAGTTTTTAATGAAGAAACAAGGCTATCAGGTACTGATAGCCCGCGATGGCAGCGAAGCATTTGACTTAATACAGCAACATCGCCCTACTGTACTGCTGCTTGATATTATGATGCCGGGTATGAATGGCTATGAGTTGTGTAAATACGTTCGCAAAACCCCCGGCTTTGAACAAACGAAAGTGATTTTCCTGAGTGCGAAAAGTAAAGAGAGCGATGTAAAACTCGGGTACGAAGCCGGAGCGGACCTGTACTTGCCCAAACCCTTCTCTACCCGTGAACTGGTTGCTAAGGTTCGTGACCTGATACCTGCTGAATTGCCCGCAAATAATACCTGA
- the pdxH gene encoding pyridoxamine 5'-phosphate oxidase, giving the protein MPSAISDLRNEYTLNGLDTTDVSPDPFTQFRQWFDEALGASVPEPNAMHISTVTAGGRPDGRIVLLKDMSDAGFVFYTNYESRKGRELSDHPFAALTFFYPQLERQIRIEGTVEKVSAEESDEYFNSRPRGSQIGAWVSDQSTIIDNRAVLEARQHELEAQFADKPVPRPPHWGGYRVVPDALEFWQGRPSRLHDRIRYSRTAIGQAWQIDRLSP; this is encoded by the coding sequence ATGCCGTCAGCAATCAGCGACTTACGAAATGAATATACCCTAAACGGGTTAGATACTACCGATGTTTCACCCGATCCGTTTACTCAGTTTCGGCAATGGTTCGATGAGGCACTCGGCGCGTCTGTTCCAGAACCAAATGCCATGCACATTAGCACGGTAACTGCCGGTGGACGCCCCGATGGAAGAATTGTACTGCTCAAAGATATGTCGGATGCCGGCTTTGTCTTTTATACGAATTACGAAAGCCGTAAAGGGCGCGAGTTAAGCGACCATCCGTTTGCCGCTCTTACTTTTTTTTACCCCCAACTCGAACGCCAGATCCGTATTGAGGGAACTGTCGAAAAAGTAAGTGCAGAGGAGTCGGACGAGTACTTCAACAGCCGCCCGCGCGGCAGCCAGATCGGGGCATGGGTATCAGACCAAAGCACTATTATCGACAATAGAGCCGTACTGGAAGCCCGTCAGCATGAACTCGAAGCTCAGTTTGCCGATAAACCCGTGCCACGCCCACCACATTGGGGCGGGTATCGGGTGGTGCCCGACGCGCTGGAATTCTGGCAGGGCCGACCCAGCCGTCTTCATGACCGGATTCGGTACAGCCGGACAGCTATTGGTCAGGCCTGGCAAATCGACCGACTGTCGCCGTAA
- a CDS encoding IS1/IS1595 family N-terminal zinc-binding domain-containing protein — protein sequence MSSSKCPKCENTETVRNGVVGGRQRFRCKNCDYNFTVQKVGKGIDTYYVIKALQLYIEGVSFREIERLLGVSHVSVMNWVKKYQIRVPAKNSYHPTYKILNQSELAAYFSNRDNVTGAGMIVTELGDKFMLIKWERFRSD from the coding sequence ATGAGTTCTTCAAAATGTCCTAAATGTGAGAATACGGAAACCGTCCGCAACGGTGTTGTGGGGGGGCGACAGCGGTTTCGGTGCAAAAACTGCGATTATAATTTCACGGTTCAGAAGGTTGGCAAGGGTATAGATACTTATTACGTAATTAAGGCACTTCAGCTATACATAGAGGGCGTCAGTTTCCGGGAAATCGAGCGTTTACTGGGCGTTAGTCACGTGTCGGTGATGAACTGGGTGAAGAAATATCAGATACGGGTCCCAGCAAAAAACTCATACCATCCTACTTATAAAATCCTCAATCAGAGCGAATTGGCAGCGTACTTCAGTAATCGCGACAATGTAACAGGGGCTGGTATGATTGTTACCGAGCTGGGAGATAAGTTTATGCTCATTAAGTGGGAACGTTTTCGGAGCGATTAG
- a CDS encoding MFS transporter, with translation MITEAPKATSNTRSLISVIGASSVGTLIEWYDFYIFGSLATVLATKFFPEGNPTAAFLSTLATFAAGFIVRPFGALFFGRLGDLIGRKYTFMVTLMLMGGATFLIGLIPSFESIGYLAPFLVLVLRLLQGLALGGEYGGAATYVAEYSPVGQRGYWTSWIQTTATIGLFISLLVILVTRKSMSKEEFDEWGWRVPFLVSILMVLVSYIIRKNMHESPLFAKAKAEGKTSTNPLKESFGNKYNFKFVLLALFGATMGQGVVWYTGQFYAMNFIKTVCNVDAIQSDELMTVALLMGTPFFVVFGWLSDKIGRKGIMMFGMLVAILSYRTIYEKMYQTTNLKNKQEVVASFTADSTVASDPKVAGGSIKTKTVTRAYTDGTELTEVTKLKIAADPSAEPAKPEIKRTVKITDTDRWSLIWLVFIQVIFVTLVYGPIAAFLVEMFPVKIRYTSMSLPYHVGNGIFGGLLPAVATYLATGAKEANTLADKAGTALPYAAPYLEGLWYPIIVAGVSLAIGLIYIKNKAQVVD, from the coding sequence ATGATTACAGAAGCACCTAAAGCTACCTCCAACACACGCAGCCTGATAAGCGTGATTGGGGCCTCCTCTGTCGGCACGCTCATTGAGTGGTACGACTTTTACATCTTCGGATCGCTGGCTACCGTACTTGCCACCAAGTTTTTCCCGGAGGGTAATCCTACTGCGGCTTTTTTATCGACACTGGCTACGTTTGCCGCCGGGTTCATTGTTCGCCCGTTTGGTGCGCTTTTCTTTGGTCGTTTAGGTGACCTCATTGGCCGGAAATATACGTTCATGGTTACCCTCATGCTGATGGGTGGTGCCACCTTTCTGATTGGCTTGATTCCAAGTTTTGAGTCTATTGGTTATCTGGCTCCTTTCCTGGTACTGGTCCTTCGGCTTTTACAGGGTCTGGCCCTGGGTGGTGAATACGGTGGTGCGGCAACTTATGTTGCGGAGTATTCGCCCGTTGGTCAGCGCGGTTACTGGACATCCTGGATTCAGACAACGGCTACCATCGGTCTGTTTATCTCGCTGCTGGTTATCCTGGTGACCCGCAAGTCAATGTCGAAAGAAGAGTTTGATGAATGGGGCTGGCGCGTGCCGTTCCTGGTGTCGATCCTGATGGTACTGGTTTCGTACATCATCCGGAAAAATATGCACGAATCGCCGTTGTTTGCTAAAGCGAAAGCAGAAGGAAAAACATCGACGAATCCCCTCAAAGAAAGCTTTGGCAACAAATACAACTTCAAATTTGTGTTGCTGGCGCTGTTTGGTGCTACGATGGGGCAGGGTGTGGTTTGGTATACAGGCCAGTTCTATGCCATGAACTTTATCAAAACGGTTTGTAATGTTGACGCTATCCAGTCGGATGAGTTAATGACCGTTGCGCTGTTGATGGGTACGCCTTTCTTCGTTGTGTTCGGCTGGCTGTCTGATAAAATTGGCCGGAAGGGTATCATGATGTTCGGGATGCTGGTAGCTATTCTCTCCTACCGGACTATCTACGAGAAAATGTACCAGACCACCAACCTGAAAAACAAACAGGAAGTTGTCGCCAGTTTCACGGCTGATTCTACAGTAGCGTCTGATCCTAAAGTTGCCGGTGGTTCGATCAAAACGAAAACCGTTACACGTGCCTACACAGACGGTACAGAACTGACCGAAGTGACAAAACTGAAAATTGCCGCTGATCCCTCCGCTGAACCAGCGAAACCTGAAATCAAAAGGACAGTAAAAATTACGGATACCGATCGTTGGTCGCTGATCTGGCTGGTGTTCATCCAGGTGATTTTTGTGACCCTTGTTTATGGCCCAATTGCGGCCTTCCTTGTCGAGATGTTCCCGGTCAAGATACGGTACACGTCCATGTCACTGCCTTACCACGTCGGTAATGGTATCTTCGGTGGCCTGTTGCCAGCCGTGGCTACCTATCTGGCTACGGGCGCTAAAGAGGCCAATACGCTTGCCGATAAAGCGGGTACGGCCCTCCCCTATGCAGCCCCTTACCTGGAAGGTCTCTGGTATCCAATCATTGTGGCGGGTGTCAGCCTTGCCATCGGACTGATTTACATCAAGAACAAAGCGCAGGTAGTGGATTAA
- the acs gene encoding acetate--CoA ligase, whose amino-acid sequence MRIRTFDEYQTAYQKSVEDPESFWAEIAQEFQWTKPWTKTLQWNFNEPNIKWFVGGKLNITENCLDRHLATQGDEPAIIWEPNDPNEAGVTLTYRMLHDQVCRFANVLKRNGVVKGDRVCIYMPMVPELAIAVLACARIGAIHSVVFGGFSAQSIADRINDAQCKLIITSDGAYRGNKEIPMKNTVDDALIGCPSVKRVIVLTRTRTPVSMLKGRDVWWEQELKQVTADCPAEVMDAEDMLFILYTSGSTGKPKGVVHTCGGYMVYAAYTFQNVFQYEKDGPTGRQVFFCTADIGWITGHSYIVYGPLACGGTSLIFEGVPTYPDAGRFWDIVDKHKVNTLYTAPTAIRSLMGFGLDKVENHDLSSLQVLGSVGEPINEEAWHWYDDHIGKNNCPIVDTWWQTETGGILISPLAGITKTKPSYATLPLPGVQPILVDENGVEIEGNGVSGNLCMKFPWPGILRTTYGDHERCRQTYFATYPGLYFTGDGCMRDEDGYYRITGRVDDVLNVSGHRIGTAEVENAINMHTGVVESAVVGYPHDIKGQGIYAYIIAEQFPEGHDADLTKRDILATVTRVIGPIAKPDKIQFVTGLPKTRSGKIMRRILRKIAEGETSNMGDTSTLLDPAVVEDIMKGAL is encoded by the coding sequence ATGCGTATCCGAACCTTTGACGAATACCAAACAGCCTACCAAAAAAGTGTTGAAGACCCAGAATCTTTCTGGGCCGAGATAGCCCAGGAATTTCAGTGGACCAAACCATGGACCAAAACCCTTCAATGGAACTTCAATGAACCGAACATAAAGTGGTTCGTTGGCGGTAAACTTAACATTACGGAGAATTGCCTCGACCGGCACTTAGCCACGCAGGGCGATGAACCCGCTATTATCTGGGAGCCGAATGACCCCAATGAAGCGGGCGTAACGCTCACCTACCGGATGCTTCACGATCAGGTTTGCCGGTTTGCCAATGTGTTGAAACGGAATGGTGTTGTAAAAGGTGACCGAGTATGTATTTACATGCCAATGGTGCCCGAACTGGCCATTGCCGTGCTGGCCTGTGCCCGGATCGGGGCGATCCATTCGGTGGTATTCGGCGGATTTTCGGCGCAAAGCATTGCCGACCGCATCAATGACGCTCAATGTAAACTCATCATTACGTCGGACGGTGCCTACCGGGGAAATAAAGAAATTCCAATGAAAAACACGGTCGACGATGCGTTGATCGGTTGCCCAAGTGTTAAACGAGTTATTGTACTTACCCGTACCCGTACGCCAGTGTCGATGCTCAAAGGACGCGACGTATGGTGGGAGCAGGAACTCAAGCAGGTAACCGCCGACTGCCCCGCCGAGGTGATGGATGCCGAAGATATGCTGTTTATTTTGTACACTTCCGGCTCAACCGGCAAGCCAAAAGGCGTTGTGCATACCTGTGGAGGCTACATGGTTTATGCCGCTTATACATTCCAGAATGTGTTTCAGTATGAGAAGGACGGTCCGACGGGTCGGCAGGTTTTCTTCTGTACTGCCGACATTGGCTGGATCACGGGGCACTCCTATATCGTTTATGGCCCGCTGGCCTGTGGGGGCACGTCGCTGATTTTTGAAGGTGTTCCTACTTACCCTGATGCCGGACGTTTCTGGGATATTGTCGACAAGCATAAAGTAAATACGCTTTACACCGCTCCAACGGCGATTCGCTCGCTGATGGGTTTTGGATTAGATAAAGTTGAAAATCACGACCTGAGCAGTTTGCAGGTGCTTGGCTCTGTAGGCGAACCAATCAACGAAGAAGCCTGGCATTGGTACGACGATCACATTGGCAAGAACAACTGCCCGATTGTCGATACTTGGTGGCAGACCGAAACGGGAGGCATCCTGATTTCGCCCCTGGCCGGTATTACCAAAACAAAACCAAGTTACGCAACGCTTCCTTTGCCTGGTGTCCAACCAATTCTGGTGGACGAAAATGGCGTCGAGATTGAAGGCAATGGCGTTAGTGGAAACTTGTGTATGAAGTTCCCCTGGCCGGGTATTCTTCGGACAACCTACGGCGACCACGAACGTTGCCGCCAGACGTATTTCGCGACTTATCCGGGTCTGTATTTTACCGGCGACGGTTGCATGCGTGATGAAGATGGATATTACCGGATCACAGGCCGCGTGGATGACGTACTGAACGTATCGGGTCACCGCATTGGCACTGCCGAAGTCGAAAACGCAATCAACATGCACACGGGTGTGGTTGAAAGCGCGGTGGTGGGTTACCCGCACGACATTAAAGGACAGGGCATTTACGCCTACATTATTGCCGAGCAGTTCCCTGAAGGTCACGATGCCGACCTTACCAAACGGGATATCCTGGCGACGGTAACCCGCGTTATCGGGCCCATTGCCAAGCCTGACAAAATACAGTTCGTAACAGGCTTACCAAAAACCCGTTCCGGCAAAATCATGCGCCGGATTCTGCGCAAGATTGCCGAAGGCGAAACCAGTAATATGGGAGATACCTCAACCCTGCTCGATCCTGCCGTAGTGGAGGACATAATGAAAGGGGCTTTATAA
- a CDS encoding DUF6814 family protein, producing the protein MNTVKRFMGVVWLGLAALAGYFGLTSLGLPKLASGKTDDLVFGLIIVIVLMPLIVGGLIRFGLYALQGEYDD; encoded by the coding sequence ATGAACACAGTAAAACGATTCATGGGCGTTGTCTGGCTCGGTCTGGCAGCACTGGCAGGCTACTTTGGCCTCACCTCCTTGGGTTTACCCAAACTTGCCTCCGGTAAAACAGATGACCTGGTTTTCGGTCTTATCATTGTTATCGTACTTATGCCCCTGATTGTTGGTGGTTTAATACGTTTCGGTCTATACGCTTTACAAGGCGAATACGACGACTGA